A region of Halalkaliarchaeum desulfuricum DNA encodes the following proteins:
- a CDS encoding coenzyme F420-0:L-glutamate ligase — protein sequence MTGIPDYVGPCAFGIEMGVLLPGCDLQSQVIEALEEVVEDGFLTDGDTICLTESVVARSQNNYVTKAEIAQEIREGCTLTPEQTIGVVFPITSRNRFVPILAGISRAVPDGKVIVQLQYPTDEVGNRTLPPEVAAELEAETDDHITTDDLDRRYPHPITEIDYIQLYRETIAEEGAEPTIFLSNDPERILEYQPDAVIVSNVHEREKTREAVAAYHDNVLTLQELANDETNDAWSEWGLLGSNMSSGEKIKLAPRRADQFAVELQERIDDEFDKQVHVIINGDGAYKDPSSGIYELADPCAVFGATPDLEDTLRGGVKYKFLVDKYHEEEKSREEISEILAAEAEEHHVESSIESEGTTPRQLQNIIASLADLLTGSADAGTPLVLVKGITGSSND from the coding sequence ATGACAGGCATTCCTGACTACGTGGGCCCGTGTGCCTTCGGCATCGAAATGGGCGTTCTCCTCCCGGGATGTGACCTCCAGTCACAGGTCATCGAAGCGCTGGAAGAGGTCGTCGAAGACGGATTCCTCACGGACGGGGACACGATCTGTCTGACCGAATCGGTGGTCGCTCGTTCACAGAACAACTACGTAACGAAGGCGGAGATCGCCCAGGAGATCCGCGAGGGTTGCACGCTCACTCCGGAACAGACGATCGGCGTCGTCTTCCCGATCACAAGCCGCAACCGCTTTGTTCCGATCCTCGCAGGCATAAGCCGGGCCGTCCCGGACGGCAAGGTCATCGTGCAACTGCAATATCCGACAGATGAGGTCGGAAACCGAACGCTCCCACCCGAGGTTGCAGCGGAACTCGAAGCGGAGACGGACGACCATATCACGACAGACGACCTCGACCGGCGCTACCCGCATCCGATAACGGAGATCGATTACATCCAGCTGTACCGGGAGACGATTGCCGAAGAGGGTGCGGAACCGACGATCTTCTTGAGCAACGATCCGGAGAGGATTCTCGAATATCAGCCGGACGCTGTCATCGTCTCGAACGTCCACGAGCGAGAGAAGACTCGAGAAGCTGTGGCCGCATATCACGATAACGTATTGACACTACAGGAGTTGGCTAACGACGAGACAAACGACGCGTGGTCGGAGTGGGGGTTACTCGGCAGCAATATGTCCTCGGGCGAGAAGATAAAACTCGCCCCACGTCGGGCGGACCAGTTTGCCGTCGAATTACAGGAGCGTATCGACGACGAGTTCGACAAACAGGTCCACGTCATCATCAATGGAGATGGCGCGTACAAAGATCCGAGCAGCGGCATCTACGAGCTCGCCGACCCCTGTGCCGTCTTCGGAGCGACGCCGGATCTCGAAGATACACTCCGGGGAGGTGTCAAATACAAGTTCCTCGTCGACAAGTATCACGAGGAAGAAAAATCCAGAGAAGAGATCTCGGAGATACTGGCGGCGGAAGCCGAGGAGCATCACGTGGAGAGTAGCATCGAATCAGAGGGAACGACTCCCCGCCAACTTCAGAATATTATCGCCAGCCTGGCCGACCTGCTGACCGGATCTGCCGACGCCGGAACCCCGCTCGTTCTGGTCAAAGGCATAACGGGGAGTTCGAACGACTGA
- a CDS encoding DUF192 domain-containing protein produces the protein MNDRVLVAAAIAVLLLAGIAVGLSLGLHERGEYEWTTVTIEDGDTGDRLATVDARIADTPEKRYTGLSNTGELAPEEGMWFVHDEPGTYGYVMRDMSFPIDIVFVDADGTITTIHEAPVEEDQSSLTTYTGYGQFVLEVNLGFTDDYGIEEGDRVREPIYSPADERDETP, from the coding sequence GTGAACGATCGGGTTCTCGTTGCCGCCGCAATCGCTGTCCTCCTCCTCGCGGGGATAGCGGTCGGGCTGAGTCTCGGCCTCCACGAACGCGGGGAGTACGAGTGGACCACGGTCACGATCGAGGACGGCGACACCGGAGACCGACTCGCGACCGTCGACGCCCGGATCGCCGACACGCCGGAAAAACGGTACACCGGGCTCTCGAACACCGGGGAGCTGGCACCCGAGGAGGGAATGTGGTTCGTTCACGACGAACCCGGCACCTACGGCTACGTCATGCGAGACATGTCGTTCCCGATAGACATCGTCTTCGTCGATGCGGACGGGACGATCACGACGATCCACGAGGCGCCCGTCGAGGAGGACCAGTCGTCGCTCACCACCTACACTGGCTACGGACAGTTCGTGCTCGAAGTGAACCTCGGATTCACCGACGATTACGGCATCGAGGAAGGAGACCGGGTGAGAGAGCCGATCTACTCCCCTGCGGACGAACGGGACGAGACCCCCTGA
- a CDS encoding rhomboid family intramembrane serine protease: MVTEWFPLQRLAVVAAALLAFAIVYAVDRPRGAWGRTLRSRLLLGLPWGTLVSLGFVLLVYLFVQGGAENWHNPVVLPFRAWSYFYPLGMVTAGFSHASAGHLIGNLLGALVLGTLAEYAWGHFPQSRGTSSFSSWKTNPYVRAFLIVPGAVIGAGLLTSLFSIGPVIGFSGVVFAFGGFALAFYPLGTIVALSASTLVRLVYNAMRHPELVASADWVYQTPSWATIAIQGHALGLFVGLLVGLYLRRRRGDLPSALRLGTGVLLYGAARSLWAVYWYRGGETYVLYRAIGLALVILLATLVVLAGATRDEPLSMPTLPAMPSTPSIPALPSVSSRLSLPSVSTSNARSGTTPAAIGFVLLLMGAAMIAGPAIPVNLVTADEEPLPGDPIEVRDYQVTYAEDITDGMVDVIDVELFGETTTVETSGVIVKSQERHLWTTAVSKNRLRGSGQERIGLGGLGWRDSVSVHRTGWQVVGGDRVYRVELEHDEDRQVAFTSTGSHAQPRVDGRNVTVVSWADGFHLLVAHDGGIETVQIPETNESVEAMGVQFAREEDDLFAERGETRVRIAAKETYRR, translated from the coding sequence ATGGTAACGGAGTGGTTCCCGCTCCAGCGGCTCGCGGTCGTCGCCGCGGCCCTCCTCGCGTTCGCCATCGTCTATGCAGTCGACCGGCCTCGTGGAGCATGGGGGCGGACCCTCCGCTCCCGATTGTTGTTGGGCCTCCCGTGGGGGACGCTCGTTTCCCTCGGATTCGTCCTGCTGGTGTACCTGTTCGTCCAGGGCGGGGCCGAAAACTGGCACAATCCGGTGGTGTTGCCGTTCCGGGCGTGGTCGTACTTCTACCCGCTGGGAATGGTGACGGCGGGCTTTTCGCATGCGAGTGCGGGACACCTGATCGGCAACCTGCTGGGTGCGCTGGTGCTCGGTACCCTCGCTGAATACGCCTGGGGACATTTCCCACAATCGAGGGGGACCTCGTCGTTCAGTTCGTGGAAAACGAATCCGTACGTCCGGGCGTTCCTGATCGTCCCCGGTGCGGTGATCGGCGCCGGGCTCCTCACGTCGCTGTTCTCGATCGGTCCAGTGATCGGCTTTTCGGGTGTCGTCTTCGCGTTCGGTGGGTTCGCACTCGCCTTCTATCCGCTGGGGACGATCGTCGCTCTGTCGGCGAGCACGCTCGTCCGGTTGGTGTACAACGCGATGCGCCACCCGGAACTCGTCGCCAGTGCAGACTGGGTGTACCAGACGCCCTCGTGGGCGACGATCGCGATCCAGGGTCACGCACTCGGGCTGTTCGTGGGGCTGCTCGTCGGGCTGTATCTTCGTCGCCGTCGGGGTGACCTCCCCTCTGCGCTCCGGCTCGGGACCGGCGTGTTGCTGTACGGCGCGGCGCGATCCCTGTGGGCGGTGTACTGGTACCGCGGCGGCGAGACGTACGTGCTCTATCGGGCAATCGGGCTGGCGCTCGTGATCCTGCTTGCGACGCTCGTCGTGCTCGCGGGCGCAACCCGCGATGAACCGCTGTCGATGCCGACCCTGCCGGCAATGCCGTCCACCCCGTCGATACCGGCTCTGCCGTCGGTTTCATCACGGCTCTCGCTTCCCTCGGTTTCGACATCGAACGCGCGTTCCGGAACCACACCGGCGGCGATCGGGTTCGTGCTCCTCCTTATGGGCGCGGCAATGATCGCTGGGCCGGCAATCCCGGTGAACCTCGTCACCGCCGACGAGGAACCCTTGCCCGGTGATCCGATCGAAGTCCGGGACTATCAGGTGACGTACGCAGAGGACATCACCGACGGGATGGTCGACGTGATCGACGTCGAACTGTTCGGCGAAACAACCACCGTCGAAACCTCCGGCGTCATCGTGAAAAGCCAGGAGCGACACCTCTGGACCACCGCGGTCTCGAAGAACCGCCTGCGTGGCTCCGGACAGGAGCGGATCGGACTCGGGGGTCTCGGCTGGCGCGACTCGGTGTCCGTCCATCGCACTGGCTGGCAGGTCGTCGGGGGGGATCGGGTTTACCGGGTAGAACTCGAACACGACGAGGACCGCCAGGTCGCGTTCACCTCGACCGGATCCCACGCTCAGCCCCGCGTCGACGGCCGGAACGTCACGGTCGTCTCCTGGGCGGACGGGTTCCACCTGCTGGTCGCCCACGACGGCGGGATCGAGACGGTGCAGATACCGGAGACGAACGAGTCGGTCGAGGCGATGGGCGTGCAGTTCGCCCGCGAGGAGGACGACCTGTTCGCGGAACGGGGCGAGACTCGGGTTCGGATCGCCGCGAAGGAGACGTATCGGAGATGA
- a CDS encoding preprotein translocase subunit SecD, producing MIKENWRLLLLAVFILAATFALFSPTMAPESPDVVEGDDVEQQASEGLTNLQYGLDLAGGTRIRAPLLGFVADGVEFGGDTPSQVAQNVANELPDTDSTDVNVEQRTEDGGEVEVTDAGVGREEFAGALEAAGYPYDSISPGVTDETRSAAIRVIDGKINEAGLSGGSVRQVFDPGAGEHFLLVEVPGEDRSDVIELIEERGTVRIDIYYPDDEVEDGYSTERSVLVQDDFENIGTAQRDEADRPYVPVSVVNEEGNPAAERFQDAAAEFGVAQPGGSQCTYFSEEDGVGETVDPCLLLVVDDEVVNAFGMQPGLADSMRDGSWANDPGFRLMATDFDDAQRISLNLRAGAIPAQLGIEQGTSSFISPTQGENFRLFGVIIGALAVLAVAGMVFLRYRQPKVALPMTVTAFSEVYILLGFAALVQYPVDLAVVAGFIAVVGTGVDDLVIIADEVMSEGEVKSRKVFDSRFRRAFWVIGAAAATTIIAMSPLMILSLGDLSGFAIFTILGVLVGVLITRPAYGDILRRGLTHR from the coding sequence ATGATCAAGGAGAACTGGCGGCTGCTGTTGCTCGCCGTCTTCATTCTCGCGGCGACGTTCGCGTTGTTCTCGCCGACGATGGCGCCTGAGTCGCCCGACGTCGTCGAAGGAGACGACGTCGAGCAACAGGCGTCTGAAGGGCTTACAAACCTCCAGTACGGGCTGGATCTGGCGGGCGGTACGCGGATCCGTGCACCCCTCCTCGGGTTCGTCGCCGACGGCGTCGAATTCGGTGGAGACACCCCCTCACAGGTCGCCCAAAACGTCGCGAACGAACTGCCTGACACCGACTCGACCGACGTCAACGTCGAACAGCGCACCGAGGACGGCGGTGAGGTCGAAGTGACCGACGCGGGGGTCGGCCGCGAGGAGTTTGCGGGCGCGCTCGAGGCGGCAGGCTACCCGTACGACTCGATCTCGCCGGGTGTCACCGACGAGACGCGCTCGGCGGCGATCAGGGTGATCGACGGGAAGATCAACGAGGCCGGACTCTCGGGTGGGAGCGTCCGGCAAGTGTTCGATCCCGGTGCGGGTGAACACTTCCTGTTGGTCGAAGTGCCGGGTGAGGACAGAAGCGACGTCATCGAACTCATCGAAGAACGCGGGACGGTCCGGATCGACATCTACTACCCGGACGACGAGGTCGAGGACGGCTACTCGACCGAACGGTCGGTTCTGGTACAGGACGACTTCGAGAACATCGGCACCGCCCAGCGCGACGAAGCTGACCGGCCGTACGTGCCGGTGTCGGTCGTCAACGAGGAGGGTAACCCGGCGGCCGAGCGGTTCCAGGACGCTGCCGCCGAGTTCGGCGTCGCCCAACCGGGCGGTTCCCAGTGTACCTACTTCAGCGAGGAAGACGGCGTCGGCGAGACGGTCGATCCGTGTCTCCTGCTCGTTGTCGACGACGAGGTCGTCAACGCGTTCGGGATGCAGCCGGGACTGGCGGACAGCATGCGTGACGGCTCCTGGGCGAACGATCCCGGCTTCCGGCTGATGGCGACCGACTTCGATGACGCCCAGCGCATCTCGCTGAACCTCCGGGCCGGAGCGATCCCGGCACAGTTGGGCATCGAACAGGGGACTTCCTCGTTCATTTCCCCCACCCAGGGCGAGAACTTCCGGCTGTTCGGCGTGATCATCGGCGCCCTCGCGGTGCTCGCGGTGGCGGGCATGGTGTTCCTCCGTTACCGCCAGCCCAAGGTCGCGCTTCCGATGACTGTGACCGCGTTCTCGGAGGTGTACATCCTGCTCGGGTTCGCCGCACTGGTTCAGTACCCGGTCGACCTGGCCGTCGTCGCCGGCTTCATCGCCGTGGTCGGTACGGGGGTGGACGACCTCGTGATCATCGCCGACGAGGTGATGAGCGAAGGCGAGGTGAAATCCAGGAAGGTGTTCGACTCGCGGTTCAGGCGGGCGTTCTGGGTGATCGGCGCCGCCGCCGCGACCACCATCATCGCGATGTCGCCACTGATGATCCTCTCGCTGGGTGACCTCTCCGGGTTCGCAATCTTCACCATCCTGGGCGTGCTCGTCGGCGTCTTGATCACCCGGCCCGCGTACGGGGACATCCTCCGGCGCGGTCTCACTCACCGCTAG
- the secF gene encoding protein translocase subunit SecF produces MVELRVPEVDYTEYSNRQLLVVPLAVLALALLIIGGWFLLTGAPANYGLEFTGGTEVRIAMDDVEDPDAAIEEAFSAEPDTIRSIPGDDVYVVTFRAGVTDASTLEDEVEAAGFDLRGLDEVSESFGADTRQLAVTGVGIAFLGMAVLVFALFRTFIPSVAVVASAFSDIMIPIAMMNLLGIDLTLGTVAALLMLIGYSVDSDILLNNSVLRRTGDFYESVHRAMRTGVTMTITSIAAMTVMAIAATILGVDLLRDIGIILVVGLFADLMNTYLMNVTLLRWYKFEGVKR; encoded by the coding sequence ATGGTCGAACTGCGGGTACCGGAGGTGGACTACACCGAGTATTCGAACCGCCAGCTCCTGGTGGTTCCGCTCGCGGTTCTCGCACTCGCGCTGTTGATCATCGGTGGCTGGTTCCTCCTGACCGGCGCCCCCGCGAACTACGGGCTGGAGTTCACCGGCGGGACGGAGGTACGGATCGCCATGGACGACGTCGAGGACCCCGACGCGGCGATCGAGGAGGCGTTCTCGGCGGAACCCGACACGATCCGGTCGATCCCCGGCGACGACGTGTACGTGGTGACGTTCCGTGCCGGCGTCACAGATGCGTCGACACTCGAAGACGAGGTCGAAGCCGCCGGATTCGACTTACGTGGGTTAGACGAGGTCAGCGAGAGCTTCGGGGCCGACACGCGACAGCTCGCTGTGACCGGCGTCGGTATCGCGTTCCTCGGGATGGCGGTGCTGGTGTTCGCGCTGTTCCGGACGTTCATCCCCTCCGTGGCGGTGGTCGCGTCTGCGTTTTCCGACATCATGATCCCGATCGCGATGATGAACCTGCTCGGGATCGATCTGACACTGGGGACGGTTGCGGCGCTGTTGATGTTGATCGGATACAGCGTCGACTCCGACATCCTGTTGAACAACAGCGTGCTCCGCCGAACCGGCGACTTCTACGAGTCGGTTCACCGGGCGATGCGGACCGGTGTGACGATGACGATCACCTCGATCGCCGCGATGACGGTGATGGCGATCGCCGCCACCATCCTCGGGGTTGATCTCCTTCGTGACATCGGCATCATCCTTGTCGTCGGGCTGTTCGCCGACCTGATGAACACGTATCTGATGAACGTGACACTGCTTCGCTGGTACAAGTTCGAGGGGGTGAAACGATGA
- the speB gene encoding agmatinase, protein MFPGASADREAAAYAIVGAPLDATTTFQPGTRFGPDRIRRFAETYDDYDRRTDQFFTDLSVHDAGDVHAWPDVPEYLEFLEGTLRDVVWDDAVPLTLGGEHTITYAGVAAVEPEVLVVLDAHLDLRDEYAGNPWSHACVCRRVLEEGHADRLVVVGARTGSKAEWERADADDVTVVPPEATREWVTATNAGDTGLADVDSVYLSVDIDGADPGYAPGTGTMEPFGLSPREMRDAVRAVAPRSDGFDVVEVNDRDDGQAAALAGKLLREFVYAHAADSP, encoded by the coding sequence ATGTTCCCCGGCGCGTCGGCCGACCGCGAGGCGGCGGCGTACGCGATCGTCGGCGCGCCCCTGGACGCGACGACGACGTTCCAGCCGGGAACCCGGTTCGGCCCGGACCGGATCCGCCGGTTCGCGGAGACGTACGACGACTACGACCGCCGCACGGACCAGTTTTTCACCGACCTTTCGGTGCACGACGCGGGCGACGTGCACGCGTGGCCCGATGTCCCCGAGTATCTCGAGTTCCTCGAGGGGACGCTGCGGGACGTCGTCTGGGACGACGCGGTCCCGCTTACGTTAGGCGGGGAGCACACGATCACTTATGCCGGCGTCGCCGCCGTCGAGCCGGAGGTTCTCGTCGTTCTCGACGCCCATCTGGACCTGCGTGACGAATACGCCGGCAACCCGTGGAGTCACGCGTGCGTCTGTCGCCGGGTGCTGGAGGAGGGCCACGCAGACCGACTCGTCGTCGTCGGGGCCAGAACCGGCTCAAAAGCGGAGTGGGAGCGCGCCGACGCGGACGACGTCACAGTTGTGCCGCCGGAGGCGACCCGAGAGTGGGTCACCGCGACGAACGCGGGAGACACCGGGCTCGCGGACGTCGACTCAGTGTATCTCTCGGTCGACATCGACGGCGCAGATCCCGGATACGCGCCGGGGACGGGAACGATGGAGCCGTTCGGGCTGTCGCCCCGGGAAATGCGGGACGCAGTCCGCGCGGTGGCGCCCCGATCCGATGGATTCGACGTCGTCGAGGTGAACGATCGCGACGACGGCCAGGCGGCGGCCCTGGCCGGGAAGCTGCTGCGGGAGTTCGTCTACGCACACGCCGCCGACAGCCCATAA
- a CDS encoding translation initiation factor IF-5A — protein sequence MPKEQKQVRDLQEGSYVMMDDTPCKINAYSTAKPGKHGSAKARVEGRGVFDGKKRSLSQPVDAKVWVPIIERKQGQVVSVSGNDAQVMDLDTYETFTMRVPEDESFSSDDTIEYLEYEDQRKIVG from the coding sequence ATGCCGAAAGAGCAAAAGCAGGTTCGCGACCTCCAGGAAGGCAGCTACGTGATGATGGACGACACACCCTGCAAGATCAACGCCTACAGCACCGCAAAGCCCGGCAAACACGGCAGCGCGAAGGCCCGAGTCGAGGGTCGCGGCGTCTTCGACGGCAAGAAGCGATCGCTCTCTCAGCCCGTCGACGCGAAGGTGTGGGTACCGATCATCGAGCGGAAACAGGGGCAGGTCGTCTCGGTGTCCGGCAACGACGCCCAGGTGATGGACCTGGACACCTACGAGACGTTCACCATGCGGGTGCCCGAAGACGAGTCGTTCTCCTCGGACGACACCATCGAGTACCTCGAGTACGAGGACCAGCGGAAGATCGTCGGATAA
- a CDS encoding aminotransferase class I/II-fold pyridoxal phosphate-dependent enzyme, with product MDIAPFGLERWFAEYEHDAEIMLAESGIRSLDASRFDLDPGELGYVIPTNGDPEFRARVGERYDRSAEEVLFTCGTQEANFLSFLSLLGGDGGDHAVVVTPTYQALYSVPEAFGSVTTVDLEPPQWTLDVDAVREAITDDTAVVVVNNPNNPTGRYHGEEVIQQLYDAAAAHDAYLLCDEVYRLLAEDPLPPVASMGEYGLSTTSLTKAYGLAGLRFGWLVGDRSVIEAAWNWKDYTTISPSLFGQHVAKQATGRRETEILEENRELAAENREIVADWIDRHDLSWYDPVGVNGFVTVPDGFESSTDFCRTVVEQEGVVLAPGDLFGHDDYFRIGFGLPTSELERGLSYVSKAIVNRGESR from the coding sequence ATGGACATCGCCCCGTTCGGCCTCGAACGCTGGTTCGCGGAGTACGAACACGACGCCGAGATCATGCTCGCCGAAAGCGGGATCCGGTCGCTGGACGCCTCCAGGTTCGATCTCGATCCGGGGGAACTGGGGTACGTGATCCCCACGAACGGCGATCCGGAATTCCGTGCCCGGGTGGGGGAACGCTACGACCGTTCGGCCGAGGAAGTCCTTTTCACCTGCGGGACACAGGAGGCGAACTTCCTTTCGTTCCTCTCGCTTCTGGGCGGCGACGGCGGCGATCACGCGGTCGTGGTGACACCGACCTACCAGGCGCTGTACTCCGTCCCGGAGGCGTTCGGTTCGGTGACGACTGTCGACCTGGAGCCGCCGCAGTGGACCCTCGACGTCGACGCAGTCCGGGAGGCAATCACCGACGACACCGCGGTCGTCGTCGTGAACAACCCCAACAACCCAACGGGGCGGTATCACGGCGAGGAGGTCATCCAGCAACTGTACGACGCCGCCGCCGCCCACGACGCGTATCTGCTGTGTGACGAGGTGTACCGGCTGCTCGCCGAGGACCCGCTTCCGCCGGTCGCGAGCATGGGCGAATATGGCCTGTCGACGACGAGCCTCACGAAGGCGTACGGACTCGCCGGGCTGCGGTTCGGCTGGCTCGTCGGCGACCGGTCGGTGATCGAGGCGGCCTGGAACTGGAAGGACTACACCACCATCTCGCCGTCGCTGTTCGGCCAGCACGTCGCAAAACAGGCGACGGGACGGCGCGAGACGGAAATCCTGGAGGAGAACCGCGAACTCGCCGCCGAAAACAGGGAGATCGTCGCCGACTGGATCGACCGTCACGATCTGTCCTGGTACGATCCGGTCGGGGTCAACGGCTTCGTCACCGTTCCCGACGGCTTCGAGTCGAGCACCGATTTCTGTCGAACCGTCGTCGAGCAGGAGGGCGTCGTACTCGCTCCCGGGGACCTGTTCGGCCACGACGACTACTTCCGAATCGGGTTCGGACTCCCCACGTCCGAACTGGAGCGTGGCCTCTCTTACGTCTCGAAAGCGATCGTGAACCGGGGAGAGTCCCGATGA
- a CDS encoding sensor histidine kinase codes for MGWTVSAFAVIVFGGSVVALAVGVAALRQRPDPMAVPFSVLMFAAAAWAIPHGVGLGYSTVEQVAFWHRLRYPGTVLAPVAYLLVAAQYAGYERWLSRRTYTLLAVVPSITVAAVWTNPYHGLFWQSLSIATVGGASVLVPEFGPLYWISLGYLYAITALGLLLYGISIVRSGAVYRKQAVLLFVAAFVPLATNVAMNFGMGPEPMVDFTTTALAVSGLVFALALFHFDLFSLRPIARDRLVEELEDGVVVVGPDDKIKDFNPIAARIFDGIAVGQPADDLLSSNVVSDGGELVVESGGNERRFRPRSTPLTDGRDREIGRIVYLQDITDVVEHEQRISVLNRILRHNVRNELNVVLGHLEQLERQTSDGDAEHVETAIESSRRVVEFSEQARHVEQTLQARDSAVDASATAVVDRAVSDARETYQNAEFVTELPDRTDHGVHVNVVDEELFELAVAELIENTIVHHDRPSPQVTVRIETDGELVSVRVADDGPGIPEPEREILNTRTETDLVHGSGLGLWLVKWTASLSAGELSFADNEPRGTVVTLALPIADGQGSSGSDCRTN; via the coding sequence GGATGGACCGTTTCGGCGTTCGCGGTCATCGTGTTCGGGGGCTCGGTCGTGGCGCTCGCGGTCGGTGTCGCCGCGCTCCGGCAACGACCGGACCCGATGGCCGTGCCGTTTTCGGTATTGATGTTCGCGGCCGCAGCGTGGGCCATCCCGCACGGCGTCGGGCTCGGTTATTCTACCGTCGAGCAGGTCGCCTTCTGGCATCGGCTTCGGTATCCCGGAACCGTCCTCGCGCCAGTGGCGTATCTCCTCGTGGCGGCTCAGTACGCCGGCTACGAGAGATGGCTATCACGCCGGACGTACACGCTTCTCGCGGTCGTTCCCTCAATCACAGTCGCGGCGGTGTGGACGAACCCGTATCACGGCCTCTTCTGGCAATCGCTGTCGATTGCAACCGTCGGCGGCGCGTCGGTTCTGGTACCGGAGTTTGGCCCCCTGTACTGGATTAGCCTCGGCTACCTGTACGCGATAACGGCTCTGGGTCTCCTCCTGTACGGGATCTCGATCGTCCGGTCGGGCGCCGTCTATCGCAAGCAGGCGGTGTTGCTGTTCGTCGCAGCGTTCGTCCCGCTGGCGACGAACGTCGCCATGAATTTCGGGATGGGTCCTGAGCCGATGGTCGATTTCACCACCACCGCGCTGGCCGTCTCCGGGCTGGTGTTCGCGCTGGCACTGTTTCACTTCGACCTGTTTTCGCTCCGGCCGATCGCCCGGGACCGGCTCGTCGAAGAGTTAGAGGACGGCGTGGTCGTCGTCGGACCCGACGACAAGATCAAGGACTTCAACCCGATCGCGGCACGCATCTTCGATGGGATTGCGGTCGGACAGCCCGCCGACGACCTCCTGTCGTCGAACGTCGTCTCCGACGGCGGCGAACTCGTCGTCGAAAGCGGAGGAAACGAGCGCCGGTTTCGGCCGCGGTCGACACCACTGACCGACGGGCGGGATCGCGAAATCGGGCGGATCGTGTATCTCCAGGACATCACCGATGTCGTCGAACACGAACAGCGGATTAGCGTTCTCAACCGGATCCTCCGACACAACGTCCGCAACGAACTGAACGTCGTCCTCGGTCACCTGGAGCAACTGGAGCGACAAACGTCCGATGGCGACGCCGAACACGTCGAAACCGCAATCGAGAGCTCCAGACGGGTCGTCGAATTCTCCGAGCAGGCGCGCCACGTCGAGCAAACACTTCAAGCACGCGACAGCGCGGTGGATGCGTCGGCGACGGCAGTTGTCGACCGCGCCGTTTCCGACGCCCGGGAGACGTATCAAAACGCCGAGTTCGTGACCGAACTCCCGGATCGCACCGACCACGGCGTCCACGTGAACGTCGTCGACGAGGAGCTGTTCGAGCTGGCTGTCGCCGAACTGATCGAGAACACGATCGTACACCACGATCGGCCGTCCCCCCAGGTGACCGTCCGAATCGAGACCGACGGCGAACTGGTCTCCGTCCGGGTTGCCGACGACGGTCCCGGTATCCCGGAGCCGGAACGGGAGATCCTGAACACCCGGACGGAGACGGATCTGGTTCACGGCAGCGGCCTCGGGCTGTGGCTTGTGAAGTGGACTGCGTCGCTCTCGGCCGGCGAACTCTCGTTTGCGGACAACGAGCCACGAGGCACTGTCGTCACCCTCGCGCTCCCGATCGCCGACGGGCAGGGGTCCTCCGGGAGCGACTGTCGAACGAATTAA